A window of the Xenopus laevis strain J_2021 chromosome 9_10L, Xenopus_laevis_v10.1, whole genome shotgun sequence genome harbors these coding sequences:
- the ubn1.L gene encoding ubinuclein-1 isoform X2, giving the protein MAEPRRMQLTCLPPENPHNSSAVKRQRSEEQESETSVAATVRISLTLFEPDQKRCPEFCYPELLRNLRGDGKKGLHGDKSQKKVVSVISEEEAEKKEVANIAKRFEEKYGNKKRRRDRKQDLIDMGYGYDESDSFIDNSEAYDELVPASLTTKHGGFYINSGTLQFRQASESEDEVVKEKKKKKSPKKMKDRGEKVKKKKRAEEKKCKKNKHPKPGFTALNGTKDKKKKKHSAIFKMLARFEQEKNAQKNIITPPSPTPTLKPSSISQQPILSQPTPQEAEPAPDAAVSTHVSELLKAVSAIDSVREKQMENIHNGPPEKKHGVQGGSTSEEAIKTPASLPDGLPHALEKRIKELTKAVKASEGEKKGLLFSQEMNSALLDIYILSRELSSSLRLAVFTHLASVLPCGKDTLVKWATRLYLQKQGGRLREPLRKLKEAVARTMPEQITKYHEECKVYNQAKYAKLLEEDKEKEQKAGSEEEEEGEKGGRKSSGPRKKFQWTDELRQLLSQLVRMKVDMFEEEENDMPSLEDYLKSFLDGEVKPLWPRGWMQARTLFKETRRMYPQLSSILAKNRAMTAQKVKIKDSGNKHEKKPASPPKEAAADTVATSVSSKDSVPSSIPLSVVASPLPSYTQDNSLDGDLIHNPPSLDTISEHLNALSSRPAGLDFPSPRMCLPEKTTIIEEKKKSSPPNSVQLPRGASTDQSVTSEKKVVVPIHTAKPSSEVQQGKQKPHLNAQVKPFPIARASMQPSVKLYQISNQHSKVNLVHTIQSPRGTVLSPPQRPFTQPARPQGYHPSSPSNNLIRPVAPLGSVGKHPGNTVTTVQQVYKSPVPRNPVPANSSSGSSGMQNSSANSSLNPSPSNPTRNSSTVPAKKTPYPPQKLTLMAPQDSGVGTQGVAKLLTSSMVTGVGTNTSASPTITSPKCSPVSAILTSTPSLTVLTPAYKPNGGKLPGATQLSLLSPIPAFPLHVISFSTDPAPKAVASKDAIVTGPAPGTFHHGLPRNVVGGLHSGSPHHSTQLPQPALAKHIQPGQTDGAHIHGKGPATPQRKL; this is encoded by the exons ATGGCCGAACCCCGTCGCATGCAGTTGACTTGTCTGCCACCTGAGAATCCCCATAACTCATCTGCTGTAAAAAGACAAAGAAGTGAAGAGCAGGAGTCAGAGACGTCAGTGGCTGCCACTGTCCGCATCTCGCTCACCCTGTTTGAGCCTGATCAGAAACGATGCCCTGAATTCTGTTACCCCGAACTGCTAAGAAATCTTCGGGGGGATGGCAAGAAAGGCTTGCATGGGGACAAG agtcagaagaaggttgTGAGCGTGATCAGTGAAGAAGAAGCAGAGAAGAAAGAGGTTGCAAACATTGCCAAGAGGTTTGAGGAAAAATAT GGAAACAAAAAGAGGCGCAGGGATCGCAAGCAGGACCTTATCGATATGGGGTATGGGTATGACGAGTCGGACTCTTTTATAGACAACTCGGAGGCG tatgatgagctAGTACCTGCCTCACTGACAACCAAGCATGGAGGGTTTTACATTAACTCAGGAACTCTGCAGTTCAGACAAGCATCTGAGTCAGAAGATGAAGTCGTcaaggaaaagaagaagaagaaatcacCCAAG AAAATGAAGGATAGGGGTGAAaaagtgaagaaaaagaaaagggcagaggagaagaaatgcaaaaaaaataaacatccaAAGCCAGG ATTCACAGCTTTAAATGGTACAAAagataagaagaaaaagaagcacTCTGCGATTTTTAAGATGTTGGCGAGATTTGAGCAAGAGAAAAATGCCCAAAAAAACATTATCACTCCACCGTCCCCGACTCCCACTCTCAAACCCTCCAGCATTAGCCAGCAGCCTATTCTATCGCAGCCAACTCCACAAGAGGCTGAGCCGGCCCCCGATGCTGCTGTGTCGACTCACGTGTCTGAGCTACTTAAAGCTGTCAGTGCCATAGACTCTGTAAGAGAGAAACAGATGGAGAATATACACAATGGGCCACCCGAGAAAAAGCATGGAGTCCAAGGTGGGAGCACATCAGAGGAGGCCATTAAAACACCTGCATCTCTTCCAGATGGATTACCTCATGCCCTAGAGAAAAGGATCAAGGAGCTTACAAAG GCTGTAAAAGCATCAGAGGgtgaaaaaaaaggtttgctATTCTCCCAGGAGATGAACAGCGCTCTGCTTGA CATATACATATTATCACGGGAACTGAGCTCCTCTCTTCGTTTGGCAGTCTTCACACATCTGGCATCAGTCCTACCTTGTGGCAAAGACACTCTGGTAAAATGGGCCACGCGCCTGTACTTGCAAAAGCAG GGGGGTCGGTTACGAGAGCCTTTGAGGAAACTGAAAGAAGCCGTGGCACGGACCATGCCAGAGCAAATCACAAAGTACCACGAAGAGTGCAAAGTGTACAACCAAGCAAAATATGCCAA GTTACTAGAAGAGGACAAGGAGAAAGAACAGAAGGCAGgctcagaagaagaggaggaaggagAAAAAGGTGGACGGAAATCTTCAGGGCCCCGCAAGAAGTTCCAGTGGACTGATGAACTCAG GCAGCTGCTGAGCCAGCTGGTGCGTATGAAGGTGGATATGTTTGAGGAAGAGGAAAATGACATGCCAAGTCTAGAGGATTATCTCAAATCCTTCCTGGATGGAGAAGTCAAACCACTGTGGCCCCGAGGCTGGATGCAGGCCag aacacTGTTTAAGGAGACCAGGCGTATGTATCCACAGCTCAGTTCCATTCT GGCGAAGAACAGGGCAATGACTGCACAGAAAGTCAAAATAAAG GACTCTGGTAACAAGCATGAAAAGAAACCAGCTTCGCCCCCTAAAGAGGCAGCAGCAGATACAGTAGCAACATCTGTTTCATCCAAGGACTCTGTTCCTTCCTCCATCCCACTTTCAGTTGTAGCATCCCCCCTCCCTAGCTACACCCAGGACAATTCCCTTGATGGAGATCTCATCCACAACCCTCCGTCACTTGATACTATTTCAGAGCACTTAAACGCTCTTTCCAGTCGGCCAGCTGGCCTTGACTTTCCTAGCCCCCGAATGTGCCTGCCAGAGAAGACCACTATCATAGAGGAGAAGAAAAAGTCAAGTCCTCCCAATAGTGTACAGTTACCAAGAGGGGCTTCAACTGACCAGTCTGTTACATCAGAGAAGAAAGTTGTGGTTCCCATTCACACTGCAAAGCCATCTTCTGAGGTTCAGCAAGGGAAGCAGAAGCCTCATCTTAATGCACAAGTCAAACCTTTCCCGATAGCCAGAGCATCCATGCAACCTTCAGTGAAGCTTTACCAGATAAGCAACCAACATAGCAAGGTTAATTTGGTGCACACAATCCAGAGTCCTAGGGGTACAGTTCTGTCACCTCCGCAGCGACCATTTACTCAACCTGCAAGACCCCAGGGATATCACCCTTCATCTCCTTCAAACAACCTTATCAGGCCTGTTGCACCTCTAGGCTCTGTAGGGAAGCACCCTGGAAATACCGTTACAACAGTACAGCAGGTGTATAAGTCACCAGTACCAAGAAACCCTGTTCCTGCCAACAGTAGCTCAGGAAGTTCAGGTATGCAGAATTCAAGTGCAAATTCCTCACTTAATCCATCTCCTTCAAACCCCACTCGTAATTCCAGCACTGTCCCCGCTAAAAAAACACCTTACCCTCCTCAAAAGCTGACACTTATGGCACCTCAAGACTCGGGGGTTGGGACACAAGGCGTTGCTAAGCTGCTGACATCTTCCATGGTGACAGGAGTGGGAACCAACACATCAGCATCACCCACCATCACT TCCCCAAAATGCAGCCCTGTCTCCGCAATCCTTACTTCGACGCCATCGCTGACTGTGCTGACTCCTGCTTACAAACCAAATGGAGGCAAGCTCCCAGGTGCTACCCAACTGAGTCTCTTGTCTCCCATCCCCGCCTTCCCTCTCCACGTCATTTCCTTTTCAACTGATCCAGCACCCAAAGCTGTAGCCTCGAAAGATGCTATTGTCACGGGACCAGCACCAGGCACATTTCATCATGGATTACCAAGGA ATGTGGTGGGAGGTTTGCATTCTGGCTCTCCTCACCATTCCACACAGCTTCCTCAACCAGCCCTCGCCAAACACATACAGCCTGGACAGACAG ATGGCGCCCACATTCACGGAAAAGGTCCAGCAACCCCTCAGAGAAAGCTCTAA
- the ubn1.L gene encoding ubinuclein-1 isoform X5, with protein sequence MEGFTLTQELCSSDKHLSQKMKSSRKRRRRNHPRFTALNGTKDKKKKKHSAIFKMLARFEQEKNAQKNIITPPSPTPTLKPSSISQQPILSQPTPQEAEPAPDAAVSTHVSELLKAVSAIDSVREKQMENIHNGPPEKKHGVQGGSTSEEAIKTPASLPDGLPHALEKRIKELTKAVKASEGEKKGLLFSQEMNSALLDIYILSRELSSSLRLAVFTHLASVLPCGKDTLVKWATRLYLQKQGGRLREPLRKLKEAVARTMPEQITKYHEECKVYNQAKYAKLLEEDKEKEQKAGSEEEEEGEKGGRKSSGPRKKFQWTDELRQLLSQLVRMKVDMFEEEENDMPSLEDYLKSFLDGEVKPLWPRGWMQARTLFKETRRMYPQLSSILAKNRAMTAQKVKIKDSGNKHEKKPASPPKEAAADTVATSVSSKDSVPSSIPLSVVASPLPSYTQDNSLDGDLIHNPPSLDTISEHLNALSSRPAGLDFPSPRMCLPEKTTIIEEKKKSSPPNSVQLPRGASTDQSVTSEKKVVVPIHTAKPSSEVQQGKQKPHLNAQVKPFPIARASMQPSVKLYQISNQHSKVNLVHTIQSPRGTVLSPPQRPFTQPARPQGYHPSSPSNNLIRPVAPLGSVGKHPGNTVTTVQQVYKSPVPRNPVPANSSSGSSGMQNSSANSSLNPSPSNPTRNSSTVPAKKTPYPPQKLTLMAPQDSGVGTQGVAKLLTSSMVTGVGTNTSASPTITQSPKCSPVSAILTSTPSLTVLTPAYKPNGGKLPGATQLSLLSPIPAFPLHVISFSTDPAPKAVASKDAIVTGPAPGTFHHGLPRNVVGGLHSGSPHHSTQLPQPALAKHIQPGQTDGAHIHGKGPATPQRKL encoded by the exons ATGGAGGGTTTTACATTAACTCAGGAACTCTGCAGTTCAGACAAGCATCTGAGTCAGAAGATGAAGTCGTcaaggaaaagaagaagaagaaatcacCCAAG ATTCACAGCTTTAAATGGTACAAAagataagaagaaaaagaagcacTCTGCGATTTTTAAGATGTTGGCGAGATTTGAGCAAGAGAAAAATGCCCAAAAAAACATTATCACTCCACCGTCCCCGACTCCCACTCTCAAACCCTCCAGCATTAGCCAGCAGCCTATTCTATCGCAGCCAACTCCACAAGAGGCTGAGCCGGCCCCCGATGCTGCTGTGTCGACTCACGTGTCTGAGCTACTTAAAGCTGTCAGTGCCATAGACTCTGTAAGAGAGAAACAGATGGAGAATATACACAATGGGCCACCCGAGAAAAAGCATGGAGTCCAAGGTGGGAGCACATCAGAGGAGGCCATTAAAACACCTGCATCTCTTCCAGATGGATTACCTCATGCCCTAGAGAAAAGGATCAAGGAGCTTACAAAG GCTGTAAAAGCATCAGAGGgtgaaaaaaaaggtttgctATTCTCCCAGGAGATGAACAGCGCTCTGCTTGA CATATACATATTATCACGGGAACTGAGCTCCTCTCTTCGTTTGGCAGTCTTCACACATCTGGCATCAGTCCTACCTTGTGGCAAAGACACTCTGGTAAAATGGGCCACGCGCCTGTACTTGCAAAAGCAG GGGGGTCGGTTACGAGAGCCTTTGAGGAAACTGAAAGAAGCCGTGGCACGGACCATGCCAGAGCAAATCACAAAGTACCACGAAGAGTGCAAAGTGTACAACCAAGCAAAATATGCCAA GTTACTAGAAGAGGACAAGGAGAAAGAACAGAAGGCAGgctcagaagaagaggaggaaggagAAAAAGGTGGACGGAAATCTTCAGGGCCCCGCAAGAAGTTCCAGTGGACTGATGAACTCAG GCAGCTGCTGAGCCAGCTGGTGCGTATGAAGGTGGATATGTTTGAGGAAGAGGAAAATGACATGCCAAGTCTAGAGGATTATCTCAAATCCTTCCTGGATGGAGAAGTCAAACCACTGTGGCCCCGAGGCTGGATGCAGGCCag aacacTGTTTAAGGAGACCAGGCGTATGTATCCACAGCTCAGTTCCATTCT GGCGAAGAACAGGGCAATGACTGCACAGAAAGTCAAAATAAAG GACTCTGGTAACAAGCATGAAAAGAAACCAGCTTCGCCCCCTAAAGAGGCAGCAGCAGATACAGTAGCAACATCTGTTTCATCCAAGGACTCTGTTCCTTCCTCCATCCCACTTTCAGTTGTAGCATCCCCCCTCCCTAGCTACACCCAGGACAATTCCCTTGATGGAGATCTCATCCACAACCCTCCGTCACTTGATACTATTTCAGAGCACTTAAACGCTCTTTCCAGTCGGCCAGCTGGCCTTGACTTTCCTAGCCCCCGAATGTGCCTGCCAGAGAAGACCACTATCATAGAGGAGAAGAAAAAGTCAAGTCCTCCCAATAGTGTACAGTTACCAAGAGGGGCTTCAACTGACCAGTCTGTTACATCAGAGAAGAAAGTTGTGGTTCCCATTCACACTGCAAAGCCATCTTCTGAGGTTCAGCAAGGGAAGCAGAAGCCTCATCTTAATGCACAAGTCAAACCTTTCCCGATAGCCAGAGCATCCATGCAACCTTCAGTGAAGCTTTACCAGATAAGCAACCAACATAGCAAGGTTAATTTGGTGCACACAATCCAGAGTCCTAGGGGTACAGTTCTGTCACCTCCGCAGCGACCATTTACTCAACCTGCAAGACCCCAGGGATATCACCCTTCATCTCCTTCAAACAACCTTATCAGGCCTGTTGCACCTCTAGGCTCTGTAGGGAAGCACCCTGGAAATACCGTTACAACAGTACAGCAGGTGTATAAGTCACCAGTACCAAGAAACCCTGTTCCTGCCAACAGTAGCTCAGGAAGTTCAGGTATGCAGAATTCAAGTGCAAATTCCTCACTTAATCCATCTCCTTCAAACCCCACTCGTAATTCCAGCACTGTCCCCGCTAAAAAAACACCTTACCCTCCTCAAAAGCTGACACTTATGGCACCTCAAGACTCGGGGGTTGGGACACAAGGCGTTGCTAAGCTGCTGACATCTTCCATGGTGACAGGAGTGGGAACCAACACATCAGCATCACCCACCATCACT CAGTCCCCAAAATGCAGCCCTGTCTCCGCAATCCTTACTTCGACGCCATCGCTGACTGTGCTGACTCCTGCTTACAAACCAAATGGAGGCAAGCTCCCAGGTGCTACCCAACTGAGTCTCTTGTCTCCCATCCCCGCCTTCCCTCTCCACGTCATTTCCTTTTCAACTGATCCAGCACCCAAAGCTGTAGCCTCGAAAGATGCTATTGTCACGGGACCAGCACCAGGCACATTTCATCATGGATTACCAAGGA ATGTGGTGGGAGGTTTGCATTCTGGCTCTCCTCACCATTCCACACAGCTTCCTCAACCAGCCCTCGCCAAACACATACAGCCTGGACAGACAG ATGGCGCCCACATTCACGGAAAAGGTCCAGCAACCCCTCAGAGAAAGCTCTAA
- the ubn1.L gene encoding ubinuclein-1 isoform X4, translating into MAEPRRMQLTCLPPENPHNSSAVKRQRSEEQESETSVAATVRISLTLFEPDQKRCPEFCYPELLRNLRGDGKKGLHGDKSQKKVVSVISEEEAEKKEVANIAKRFEEKYYDELVPASLTTKHGGFYINSGTLQFRQASESEDEVVKEKKKKKSPKKMKDRGEKVKKKKRAEEKKCKKNKHPKPGFTALNGTKDKKKKKHSAIFKMLARFEQEKNAQKNIITPPSPTPTLKPSSISQQPILSQPTPQEAEPAPDAAVSTHVSELLKAVSAIDSVREKQMENIHNGPPEKKHGVQGGSTSEEAIKTPASLPDGLPHALEKRIKELTKAVKASEGEKKGLLFSQEMNSALLDIYILSRELSSSLRLAVFTHLASVLPCGKDTLVKWATRLYLQKQGGRLREPLRKLKEAVARTMPEQITKYHEECKVYNQAKYAKLLEEDKEKEQKAGSEEEEEGEKGGRKSSGPRKKFQWTDELRQLLSQLVRMKVDMFEEEENDMPSLEDYLKSFLDGEVKPLWPRGWMQARTLFKETRRMYPQLSSILAKNRAMTAQKVKIKDSGNKHEKKPASPPKEAAADTVATSVSSKDSVPSSIPLSVVASPLPSYTQDNSLDGDLIHNPPSLDTISEHLNALSSRPAGLDFPSPRMCLPEKTTIIEEKKKSSPPNSVQLPRGASTDQSVTSEKKVVVPIHTAKPSSEVQQGKQKPHLNAQVKPFPIARASMQPSVKLYQISNQHSKVNLVHTIQSPRGTVLSPPQRPFTQPARPQGYHPSSPSNNLIRPVAPLGSVGKHPGNTVTTVQQVYKSPVPRNPVPANSSSGSSGMQNSSANSSLNPSPSNPTRNSSTVPAKKTPYPPQKLTLMAPQDSGVGTQGVAKLLTSSMVTGVGTNTSASPTITQSPKCSPVSAILTSTPSLTVLTPAYKPNGGKLPGATQLSLLSPIPAFPLHVISFSTDPAPKAVASKDAIVTGPAPGTFHHGLPRNVVGGLHSGSPHHSTQLPQPALAKHIQPGQTDGAHIHGKGPATPQRKL; encoded by the exons ATGGCCGAACCCCGTCGCATGCAGTTGACTTGTCTGCCACCTGAGAATCCCCATAACTCATCTGCTGTAAAAAGACAAAGAAGTGAAGAGCAGGAGTCAGAGACGTCAGTGGCTGCCACTGTCCGCATCTCGCTCACCCTGTTTGAGCCTGATCAGAAACGATGCCCTGAATTCTGTTACCCCGAACTGCTAAGAAATCTTCGGGGGGATGGCAAGAAAGGCTTGCATGGGGACAAG agtcagaagaaggttgTGAGCGTGATCAGTGAAGAAGAAGCAGAGAAGAAAGAGGTTGCAAACATTGCCAAGAGGTTTGAGGAAAAATAT tatgatgagctAGTACCTGCCTCACTGACAACCAAGCATGGAGGGTTTTACATTAACTCAGGAACTCTGCAGTTCAGACAAGCATCTGAGTCAGAAGATGAAGTCGTcaaggaaaagaagaagaagaaatcacCCAAG AAAATGAAGGATAGGGGTGAAaaagtgaagaaaaagaaaagggcagaggagaagaaatgcaaaaaaaataaacatccaAAGCCAGG ATTCACAGCTTTAAATGGTACAAAagataagaagaaaaagaagcacTCTGCGATTTTTAAGATGTTGGCGAGATTTGAGCAAGAGAAAAATGCCCAAAAAAACATTATCACTCCACCGTCCCCGACTCCCACTCTCAAACCCTCCAGCATTAGCCAGCAGCCTATTCTATCGCAGCCAACTCCACAAGAGGCTGAGCCGGCCCCCGATGCTGCTGTGTCGACTCACGTGTCTGAGCTACTTAAAGCTGTCAGTGCCATAGACTCTGTAAGAGAGAAACAGATGGAGAATATACACAATGGGCCACCCGAGAAAAAGCATGGAGTCCAAGGTGGGAGCACATCAGAGGAGGCCATTAAAACACCTGCATCTCTTCCAGATGGATTACCTCATGCCCTAGAGAAAAGGATCAAGGAGCTTACAAAG GCTGTAAAAGCATCAGAGGgtgaaaaaaaaggtttgctATTCTCCCAGGAGATGAACAGCGCTCTGCTTGA CATATACATATTATCACGGGAACTGAGCTCCTCTCTTCGTTTGGCAGTCTTCACACATCTGGCATCAGTCCTACCTTGTGGCAAAGACACTCTGGTAAAATGGGCCACGCGCCTGTACTTGCAAAAGCAG GGGGGTCGGTTACGAGAGCCTTTGAGGAAACTGAAAGAAGCCGTGGCACGGACCATGCCAGAGCAAATCACAAAGTACCACGAAGAGTGCAAAGTGTACAACCAAGCAAAATATGCCAA GTTACTAGAAGAGGACAAGGAGAAAGAACAGAAGGCAGgctcagaagaagaggaggaaggagAAAAAGGTGGACGGAAATCTTCAGGGCCCCGCAAGAAGTTCCAGTGGACTGATGAACTCAG GCAGCTGCTGAGCCAGCTGGTGCGTATGAAGGTGGATATGTTTGAGGAAGAGGAAAATGACATGCCAAGTCTAGAGGATTATCTCAAATCCTTCCTGGATGGAGAAGTCAAACCACTGTGGCCCCGAGGCTGGATGCAGGCCag aacacTGTTTAAGGAGACCAGGCGTATGTATCCACAGCTCAGTTCCATTCT GGCGAAGAACAGGGCAATGACTGCACAGAAAGTCAAAATAAAG GACTCTGGTAACAAGCATGAAAAGAAACCAGCTTCGCCCCCTAAAGAGGCAGCAGCAGATACAGTAGCAACATCTGTTTCATCCAAGGACTCTGTTCCTTCCTCCATCCCACTTTCAGTTGTAGCATCCCCCCTCCCTAGCTACACCCAGGACAATTCCCTTGATGGAGATCTCATCCACAACCCTCCGTCACTTGATACTATTTCAGAGCACTTAAACGCTCTTTCCAGTCGGCCAGCTGGCCTTGACTTTCCTAGCCCCCGAATGTGCCTGCCAGAGAAGACCACTATCATAGAGGAGAAGAAAAAGTCAAGTCCTCCCAATAGTGTACAGTTACCAAGAGGGGCTTCAACTGACCAGTCTGTTACATCAGAGAAGAAAGTTGTGGTTCCCATTCACACTGCAAAGCCATCTTCTGAGGTTCAGCAAGGGAAGCAGAAGCCTCATCTTAATGCACAAGTCAAACCTTTCCCGATAGCCAGAGCATCCATGCAACCTTCAGTGAAGCTTTACCAGATAAGCAACCAACATAGCAAGGTTAATTTGGTGCACACAATCCAGAGTCCTAGGGGTACAGTTCTGTCACCTCCGCAGCGACCATTTACTCAACCTGCAAGACCCCAGGGATATCACCCTTCATCTCCTTCAAACAACCTTATCAGGCCTGTTGCACCTCTAGGCTCTGTAGGGAAGCACCCTGGAAATACCGTTACAACAGTACAGCAGGTGTATAAGTCACCAGTACCAAGAAACCCTGTTCCTGCCAACAGTAGCTCAGGAAGTTCAGGTATGCAGAATTCAAGTGCAAATTCCTCACTTAATCCATCTCCTTCAAACCCCACTCGTAATTCCAGCACTGTCCCCGCTAAAAAAACACCTTACCCTCCTCAAAAGCTGACACTTATGGCACCTCAAGACTCGGGGGTTGGGACACAAGGCGTTGCTAAGCTGCTGACATCTTCCATGGTGACAGGAGTGGGAACCAACACATCAGCATCACCCACCATCACT CAGTCCCCAAAATGCAGCCCTGTCTCCGCAATCCTTACTTCGACGCCATCGCTGACTGTGCTGACTCCTGCTTACAAACCAAATGGAGGCAAGCTCCCAGGTGCTACCCAACTGAGTCTCTTGTCTCCCATCCCCGCCTTCCCTCTCCACGTCATTTCCTTTTCAACTGATCCAGCACCCAAAGCTGTAGCCTCGAAAGATGCTATTGTCACGGGACCAGCACCAGGCACATTTCATCATGGATTACCAAGGA ATGTGGTGGGAGGTTTGCATTCTGGCTCTCCTCACCATTCCACACAGCTTCCTCAACCAGCCCTCGCCAAACACATACAGCCTGGACAGACAG ATGGCGCCCACATTCACGGAAAAGGTCCAGCAACCCCTCAGAGAAAGCTCTAA